One segment of Terriglobia bacterium DNA contains the following:
- the folB gene encoding dihydroneopterin aldolase produces the protein MSDRIFIEGIKFHGYHGLTRLERQIGVRLAVDVSLEVDLSRSGRSDRVGDTIDYRKVHARVLEVGRGRSHKLLESFALTLMDSLFAEFPMERIVVRVRKETPVLDGIVDSVGVELSRTRDEVPGK, from the coding sequence GTGAGCGACCGTATCTTCATCGAGGGGATCAAGTTCCACGGTTATCACGGCCTCACCCGGCTCGAGCGACAGATCGGCGTCCGGCTCGCCGTGGACGTCTCCCTCGAGGTCGACCTGTCGCGTTCCGGCCGGAGCGACCGGGTGGGGGACACCATCGATTACCGGAAGGTGCACGCGCGCGTCCTCGAGGTCGGGCGCGGCCGGTCGCACAAGCTGCTCGAGTCCTTCGCCCTCACGTTGATGGACTCCCTGTTCGCGGAGTTCCCGATGGAGCGGATCGTCGTCCGGGTCCGGAAGGAGACGCCCGTGCTGGACGGGATCGTCGATTCCGTCGGCGTCGAGCTGAGCCGGACGCGTGATGAGGTACCCGGCAAGTGA
- a CDS encoding threonine synthase has protein sequence MCARDQSLFFTEIAVWPPRRRCRARCRLPSGKASVSACLVRWGRLSSGRPGRVSRGAAKGAKVATTLEWLECSRCHAAADPGELHGLCRCGGVLLARYRLEEAARSLSPRSLETRAASQWRYAEVLPGSDAPVTLGEGWTPLLPAAFLGRALGLAKVFVKDEALNPTGSFKARGMSVAVTMARKLGARRVAVPSAGNAGSAAAAYGALAGLGVDLFLPADTPEPFRLEAAAYGAAVHLVDGDITACGALVRDGAAREGWFDLSTLREPYRLEGKKTMGYELAEQLGWTLPEVIIYPTGGGTGLVGMWKAFEELKQLGLVRGERRPRMVAVQAEGCAPIVKAFREGADRAEPWPDPRTFASGLRVPSAIGDTLMLEALRDSGGTAVAVDDAAMAQGQLEMARGEGIFACPEGGATVAAARTLAGEGWIAPDETVVLFNTGTGLKYPRIPGLRVP, from the coding sequence ATGTGCGCTCGCGATCAATCGTTGTTTTTCACGGAAATCGCGGTTTGGCCGCCGCGACGCCGATGTCGCGCTCGGTGCCGTCTCCCAAGCGGGAAGGCATCGGTATCGGCTTGCCTCGTGAGGTGGGGTCGGCTAAGTTCGGGGCGCCCCGGGCGAGTCTCCCGAGGGGCGGCGAAGGGAGCGAAGGTGGCGACGACTCTCGAATGGCTGGAGTGTTCTCGATGTCACGCCGCCGCGGACCCGGGGGAGCTGCACGGCCTCTGCCGGTGCGGCGGCGTCCTCTTGGCGAGGTATCGGCTCGAGGAGGCCGCCCGATCGCTTTCGCCGCGGTCCCTTGAGACGAGGGCGGCCTCGCAGTGGAGGTACGCCGAGGTGCTTCCGGGCTCGGACGCGCCCGTGACGCTCGGCGAGGGGTGGACGCCGCTCCTTCCGGCGGCCTTTCTGGGGCGCGCGCTCGGGCTGGCGAAGGTCTTCGTCAAGGACGAGGCGCTGAACCCCACCGGCTCTTTCAAGGCGCGAGGCATGTCCGTGGCGGTGACGATGGCTCGGAAGCTGGGCGCCAGGCGGGTTGCGGTTCCTTCCGCGGGTAACGCGGGGAGCGCTGCTGCGGCGTACGGCGCGCTCGCGGGACTCGGTGTCGATCTCTTTCTCCCGGCGGACACGCCCGAGCCGTTCAGGCTCGAGGCGGCGGCGTACGGTGCCGCGGTGCACCTCGTCGACGGCGACATCACCGCATGCGGAGCCCTGGTGCGGGACGGAGCGGCGCGGGAGGGCTGGTTCGACCTGTCGACCCTCAGGGAGCCCTACCGCCTCGAGGGCAAGAAGACGATGGGATACGAGCTGGCGGAGCAGCTGGGCTGGACGCTGCCGGAAGTCATCATCTATCCGACCGGGGGCGGGACGGGGCTCGTGGGCATGTGGAAGGCGTTCGAGGAGCTCAAGCAGCTTGGCCTGGTGCGTGGAGAGCGCCGCCCGAGGATGGTCGCGGTCCAGGCCGAAGGATGCGCCCCGATCGTCAAGGCCTTTAGGGAGGGGGCGGACCGCGCCGAGCCGTGGCCCGATCCGCGCACGTTCGCGAGCGGCCTGCGCGTGCCGTCGGCGATCGGCGACACCCTGATGCTCGAGGCCTTGCGGGACTCCGGCGGCACCGCCGTCGCGGTCGACGACGCGGCGATGGCTCAGGGGCAGCTCGAGATGGCTCGAGGGGAGGGGATCTTCGCCTGCCCCGAGGGCGGGGCGACCGTCGCGGCGGCCCGGACCCTCGCCGGGGAGGGCTGGATCGCTCCGGACGAGACGGTCGTGCTCTTCAACACGGGCACGGGCCTCAAGTATCCCCGGATCCCCGGTCTCCGCGTGCCGTAG